Proteins encoded together in one Etheostoma cragini isolate CJK2018 chromosome 11, CSU_Ecrag_1.0, whole genome shotgun sequence window:
- the creb1b gene encoding cyclic AMP-responsive element-binding protein 1b: MRMESLEVQQGVETTVTEAETQHITQAQIATLAQVTMTTGHASATGPTVTLVQLPNGQTVQVHGVIQAAQPSVIQSPQVQAVQISTIAESEDSQESVDSVTDCQKRREILSRRPSYRKILNDLSSDAPAVPRIEEERAEEDSSAAATPSITTVTVPTPIYQTSSGQYIAITQGGAIQLANNGTDGVQGIQTLTMTNAAAAAQPGATILQYAQTSDGQQILVPSNQVVVQAASGDVQAYQIRAAPASTIAPGVVMASSPALPTQGATEEVTRKREVRLMKNREAARECRRKKKEYVKCLENRVAVLENQNKTLIEELKALKDLYCHKSE, encoded by the exons ATGAGGATGGAGTCATTGGAGGTTCAGCAGGGAGTGGAGACGACTGTGACTGAAGCAGAAACCCAGCACATCACCCAGGCACAGATCGCTACTTTAGCACAG GTAACCATGACAACAGGCCACGCCTCAGCAACAGGTCCCACAGTAACGCTGGTACAGCTTCCCAACGGACAGACAGTTCAGGTCCACGGAGTGATCCAGGCTGCACAGCCGTCTGTTATCCAGTCCCCACAGGTCCAGGCTGTACAG ATCTCCACCATAGCAGAAAGTGAGGATTCACAGGAGTCAGTAGACAGTGTCACTGACTGTCAGAAGCGCAGAGAGATTCTGTCACGACGCCCCTcttacag GAAAATCCTGAACGACCTTTCATCCGACGCTCCGGCTGTCCCTCGTATCGAGGAGGAAAGGGCTGAGGAGGATTCATCAGCTGCTGCCACACCTTCAATCACCACTGTAACTGTGCCCACACCTATCTACCAGACCAGCAGCGGCCAATACA TTGCAATTACACAGGGAGGAGCCATTCAGTTGGCCAATAACGGTACAGATGGAGTCCAGGGCATCCAGACTCTGACCATGACCAACGCAGCAGCCGCTGCCCAGCCTGGAGCCACCATCCTCCAGTATGCACAGACCAGCGACGGCCAGCAGATACTGGTTCCCAGTAACCAGGTCGTGGTCCAAG CTGCCTCCGGAGACGTCCAAGCTTATCAGATCCGAGCAGCCCCCGCCAGCACCATCGCCCCTGGGGTGGTCATGGCCTCGTCCCCCGCCCTCCCCACCCAGGGTGCTACAGAGGAGGTCACTCGCAAACGGGAAGTCCGCCTCATGAAGAACAG AGAGGCAGCCCGTGAATGTCGCAGGAAAAAGAAGGAGTATGTTAAGTGTCTGGAAAACCGAGTGGCCGTCCTGGAGAACCAAAATAAGACACTAATTGAAGAACTGAAAGCTCTTAAAGACCTTTACTGCCATAAATCAGAGTAG
- the ccnyl1 gene encoding cyclin-Y-like protein 1 encodes MGNTVSCCASPESSPKLPSRQPAERLEEFQTSTEVSDDNTVPYLQHISDREVPDELALESNPSDHARASTIFLSKSQTDVRDKRKSNHINHISHVSPGPMSKKYSSCSTIFIDDNTVSQPNLKSTIKCVTLAIYYHIKNRDSGRSLDIFDEKLHPLSREPVADDYSRVDPEHKLIYRFVRTLFSAAQLTAECAIVTLVYLERLLTYAELDICPANWKRIVLGAILLASKVWDDQAVWNVDYCQILKDITVEDMNEMERHFLELLQFNINVPASVYAKYYFDLRQLADDNNLSFPLEPLNNQRAQKLEAISRLCEDKYKDLSRAAMRRSCSADNLIGIRRSNAVLS; translated from the exons ATGGGGAATACGGTGTCATGCTGCGCCTCTCCCGAGTCGAGCCCCAAGCTACCATCGAGACAACCGGCAGAGCGGCTGGAAGAGTTCCAGACCAGCACCGAAGTGAGTGATGACAACACCGTGCCCTACCTGCAGCATATAAGCGACAGAGAAGTCCCTGATG AGCTGGCATTAGAGTCTAACCCGTCTGACCACGCCCGCGCAAGCACCATCTTCCTTAGCAAGTCCCAGACAGACG TACGAGACAAGAGGAAAAGCAACCACATAAATCATATCAGTCAT GTATCGCCTGGTCCAATGTCAAAGAAATATAGCTCCTGTTCCACGATCTTCATAGACGACAACACCGTCAGCCAGCCAAACCTCAAAAGCACAATCAAATG TGTCACGTTAGCAATATACTACCACATCAAAAACAG GGACTCAGGAAGGTCACTGGACATCTTTGATGAGAAGTTGCACCCCTTATCA AGAGAGCCAGTGGCAGACGACTACTCCCGTGTAGACCCAGAACACAAACTGATCTACCGCTTTGTCAGAACGCTCTTCAGCGCCGCGCAGCTCACTGCAGAATGTGCCATTGTTACACTA GTGTACTTGGAGCGCCTGCTGACCTATGCTGAGCTGGATATCTGCCCCGCCAACTGGAAGCGCATCGTCCTGGGAGCCATCTTGTTGGCTTCTAAAGTCTGGGACGACCAGGCTGTGTGGAACGTCGACTACTGCCAGATCCTTAAAGACATCACTGTGGAGGATAT GAATGAGATGGAGCGCCACTTCCTGGAACTTCTCCAGTTTAATATCAACGTGCCAGCCAGTGTCTATGCCAAGTACTATTTTGATCTGCGGCAGCTGGCTGATGACAACAACCTCAGCTTCCCCCTGGAGCCTCTCAACAACCAACGCGCCCAGAAACTAGAG GCCATTTCAAGACTATGTGAAGACAAGTATAAGGACCTGAGTCGTGCAGCGATGAGACGATCCTGCAGTGCAGACAACCTGATAGGTATACGACGCTCCAACGCAGTGCTGTCATAG
- the fzd5 gene encoding frizzled-5: protein MFYRPMESTVRHATCSPVLQRPLVLLLLLFRCPGLTFGASKDLVCEPITVPMCKGIGYNLTYMPNQFNHDTQEEVGLEVHQFWPLVRIRCSPDLLFFLCSMYTPICLPDYRKPLPPCRSVCERAKRGCSPLMSQYGFEWPERMSCEQLPQLGDDSTLCMDRNSSETTTLAPPFPKPTSKGRARPPSPPQCDRECRCRDPLVPIKRESHTLYGQVHTGPLPNCAQPCHQPYFSANERAFTSFWVGLWSVLCFISTLTTVATFLIDMERFQYPERPIIFLAACYLFVSLGYIIRLVAGHERVACGTGSNVGGDQLHILYDTTGPALCTLVFLLVYFFGMASSIWWVVLSFTWFLAAGMKWGSEAIAGYSQYFHLAAWLIPSVKTIVVLALSSVDGDPVAGICYVGNQSLESLRGFVLAPLVVYLFTGSLFLLAGFVSLFRIRSIIKQGGTKTDKLERLMIRIGLFTVLYTVPATIVVACLVYEQHYRPGWERALACSCPSERQRLGGGPEYAVFMLKYFMCLVVGITSGVWIWSGKTLESWRRFVTRCCPCWPRKTTAPPSMYSEASTALTGHTGTGLTSGIYHKAVPSHI, encoded by the coding sequence atgttttataggCCTATGGAATCTACGGTGAGGCACGCGACGTGCAGCCCGGTGTTACAGCGGCCCCTcgtgctactgctgctgctgttccgGTGTCCTGGTCTCACATTTGGAGCCTCCAAAGATCTGGTGTGTGAGCCCATAACTGTTCCCATGTGCAAGGGCATCGGCTACAACCTGACCTACATGCCCAACCAGTTCAACCATGACACCCAGGAGGAGGTGGGGCTGGAGGTGCACCAGTTCTGGCCCCTGGTCCGGATCCGCTGCTCTCCAGACCTGCTCTTCTTCCTGTGCAGCATGTACACCCCCATCTGCCTGCCGGACTACCGCAAGCCACTGCCACCCTGCCGGTCTGTGTGTGAACGGGCCAAACGGGGCTGCTCCCCTCTAATGAGCCAGTACGGCTTCGAGTGGCCTGAGAGGATGAGTTGCGAGCAGCTGCCCCAGCTGGGAGACGACTCGACCCTGTGCATGGACCGGAACAGCAGCGAGACCACCACCCTGGCTCCACCATTCCCCAAGCCCACCTCTAAAGGCCGGGCCAGACCACCCAGCCCCCCGCAGTGTGACAGGGAGTGCCGCTGTCGAGACCCCCTGGTCCCAATCAAGAGGGAGTCCCACACTCTTTACGGCCAGGTCCACACCGGCCCCCTACCCAACTGCGCCCAGCCCTGCCACCAGCCCTACTTCTCAGCCAACGAACGCGCCTTCACCAGCTTCTGGGTGGGACTCTGGTCGGTGCTGTGCTTCATCTCCACCTTGACCACTGTTGCCACCTTCCTCATTGACATGGAACGCTTCCAGTACCCGGAGAGGCCCATCATCTTCCTGGCTGCATGCTACCTCTTCGTGTCCTTGGGTTACATCATCCGCCTGGTGGCAGGCCATGAGCGAGTGGCGTGTGGCACCGGCAGCAATGTTGGTGGCGACCAGCTGCACATCCTCTACGACACCACTGGCCCTGCTCTCTGCACCCTTGTCTTCTTGTTGGTGTACTTCTTTGGCATGGCCAGCTCCATCTGGTGGGTGGTGCTGTCCTTCACCTGGTTTCTGGCTGCAGGGATGAAGTGGGGCAGCGAGGCCATTGCAGGATACTCGCAGTATTTCCATCTCGCCGCCTGGCTCATCCCCAGTGTCAAGACAATCGTCGTCCTGGCTCTCAGCTCTGTGGACGGGGACCCTGTGGCTGGAATCTGCTACGTGGGGAACCAGAGTCTGGAAAGTCTGAGGGGATTCGTACTCGCACCTCTTGTGGTTTACCTCTTCACTGGCTCACTTTTCTTACTTGCCggctttgtttctctcttccgCATCAGAAGCATCATCAAGCAAGGGGGAACCAAGACGGACAAACTGGAGCGGCTGATGATCCGCATTGGGCTCTTCACGGTGCTGTACACGGTCCCCGCCACCATCGTGGTGGCCTGCCTGGTCTACGAGCAGCACTACAGGCCAGGCTGGGAGCGAGCCTTGGCCTGTTCCTGCCCGTCTGAGCGCCAGCGCTTGGGTGGGGGCCCAGAATATGCCGTCTTCATGCTCAAGTACTTCATGTGCTTAGTGGTGGGGATCACATCAGGAGTCTGGATTTGGTCAGGAAAGACACTGGAGTCCTGGAGGAGGTTTGTCACACGATGCTGCCCCTGCTGGCCACGGAAAACCACCGCTCCACCCTCCATGTACAGCGAGGCCAGTACTGCTTTAACTGGACATACTGGAACTGGGCTGACATCAGGGATCTACCACAAAGCTGTTCCATCGCATATATGA